A window of the Candidatus Nitrosotalea okcheonensis genome harbors these coding sequences:
- a CDS encoding aconitase X swivel domain-containing protein — MNVKIIVRGKAQGSLLVAKNPINFLGGIDKKSGLVHDKKHDLFGKSIGNKVLAFPFGVGSSVGAYTIYSLKYNNCAPLAMICLKADLTTASGCAISNIPLVVVDKNDYDLLQENDQVTLDAIAGKIL, encoded by the coding sequence ATGAATGTCAAAATAATCGTGCGAGGAAAAGCACAAGGTTCATTACTTGTAGCTAAAAACCCAATAAACTTTCTTGGAGGAATTGATAAAAAATCAGGTCTAGTACATGATAAAAAACATGATCTTTTTGGAAAATCAATTGGCAATAAAGTTCTTGCATTTCCTTTTGGCGTGGGAAGTAGTGTTGGTGCATATACAATATACTCTCTAAAATATAACAACTGTGCACCACTTGCCATGATTTGTCTAAAGGCTGATTTGACAACAGCATCTGGATGTGCTATATCAAATATCCCACTGGTTGTTGTAGACAAAAATGATTATGATTTACTCCAAGAAAATGATCAAGTCACACTTGATGCAATTGCAGGTAAAATTCTATAG